The genomic interval gatggccacAAAATCCAATGGGGCACGGCGCATCGTGTCACTATTGCGTATGTGATTGTCCCAATGtcctcaacaccatccactGACTCCCAGCGCAGGCCCGTCAATAGTCGACACCAGCGTGTGCAGAAGCTGTCAACAGACCCTCGGCCGACGCCAGTATGCCGTTGCGACCGAAACACCCGCCACAGAGACGGCCTCGATTGCCAAAGACCCGTCGGCGTCAACAACCTTCCCCGTCGTCAAACCCGTCTACACCATCAACGCCGGCATCGCCCTCTCCCGACCGCCCCAGGTGACCCGCGAGCTTGAGCCATTCGAGCAAGCCTACTATTTCTACCAGAAGCGGCTGAACGAGCGTCTGGCGCTACCATTCACAAAGTACTTCTACTTCAAGCGCGGCACGCCGGCCGACGAGGACTGGAAGCGCAAGATCCTGGACCGCCGGACCGCAGCGCGGGATATCGGCAAGTACAACGCGTACGCGAGCGATGCGTGGAACGACGAATTGCTCGTTGACGCGCGTGAGGCCGATCCCGCGCACCAGGTCGAGATGCTTGTGCAGGACGCTGAGGCCACGGCCAATGCCACCTCGCAGGATACcagcaagaaggaggagatccCCCGTCCGTTTCCGCGGGTGACGGAGGCAGATAAGAAGGGTGATGAGAAGAGCTTGGATCGTCTGCTTCCGAGGACTTTGTATCTTCTGGTTCAAGCGAAGGGGGGCTACTGGACGCTTCCCAACGCGCCGGTGGAGGCGGGCGAGAGTCTGCGTCTGGTGAGTCCTGCAGCTCCTTTTCTGGGTGAGGGAGATTGTGCTAATGATTTCTGGCTTCTAGGCTGCCGAGCGTACCCTTGCCCAGT from Penicillium psychrofluorescens genome assembly, chromosome: 5 carries:
- a CDS encoding uncharacterized protein (ID:PFLUO_007483-T1.cds;~source:funannotate); translated protein: MATKSNGARRIVSLLRPSIVDTSVCRSCQQTLGRRQYAVATETPATETASIAKDPSASTTFPVVKPVYTINAGIALSRPPQVTRELEPFEQAYYFYQKRLNERLALPFTKYFYFKRGTPADEDWKRKILDRRTAARDIGKYNAYASDAWNDELLVDAREADPAHQVEMLVQDAEATANATSQDTSKKEEIPRPFPRVTEADKKGDEKSLDRLLPRTLYLLVQAKGGYWTLPNAPVEAGESLRLAAERTLAQSAGVNMNTWMVGYHPVGHNVLEFKRPAIDQAAGTELRGEKTFFLKARIMAGQADLSVNTLGLKDFKWLSKEEIAKYVHPGYYHDIKNMLADR